Genomic segment of Panicum virgatum strain AP13 chromosome 9N, P.virgatum_v5, whole genome shotgun sequence:
GGAGCGCCGTCCCGAGCGCGCCCGTGTAGAGCGTGTAGTCCGTCACCTGGCGCCCCGCCTTCACCCACGTCTCCTCCACCACCTGCAGCCAGTGGGGATGCGGGAGAAGCGGAACCGAGCAATCAGTCGAGCAGCTGGCGGGCGCGCGGCAGGAAACCGTGGAGAGCGATCGAGTAGCGGGGCGGCGTGCCTTGTCCTTgagccggcgcgcggcgcggaggaAGCGGTCGGAGAGCCTGGCGTACGGGAGCGAGAGCAGGCCCCGGAGCCCCGCGGgccggtcgccgtcgccgccgggggcctcggcctcggcgacGAAGTCGGGGAAGTCGTTGGGGAAGAAGCGGTCGGCCATGGCGTCGCCGCGCGTGCTCCGACGCCGCTTCGATGCGtgagaggaagaggagcagcGTTCCCGACGGGTGGTGAGCCTTTCGGTGGCCTTCGTCTTCTCGCCAGTCCCACCGCCGTCCCCCATGGCTGCCGCGAGCTCGGTTTATAAAAACTGCTCGCGACTCGCGAGGTCGCTGGACGCCGCGGCGCTGGTGGGGTGCCTGGGTGGTGGCACGTCTGTCGCGAGCTCGGAGCAACGCGTGGAGCGCGCCGCTGATTTTCCTGTTCCCAACAAACTGCCGCTGCTGCTCGTCGCCTCGGCGTCGGTCAGCGTCTGGTTAGCCGTTACCCGAAAGCTGGTGCAAGCGTGTCGTCTGATCAAGCACGTCGTCTATTATTCAGTGGTGcgttatttttttcttctttgtgGGACCCACCAGCTGAAGTTTCCCGCATTCCTTAATTTTATGATCCTCTGTTTTGCCActctatatttttttctattttttattttgcattcctccgttcagaaaaaaaaaatgggaGCGTGTTCCTGCACGACAGCACGAGCTACCGCTTCCTCTACAAATTCTGTCGAAGGCCCTGCGAAATCAGAGTGCGCGGGAGGACTAGCCACAAACTGGCCTTCAATCATTTATGTTCGCCCGTGTCCCACCAGGGACACAGATGTGTGTCCGCtcactcaaaaaaaaactcggccgggaAGGGGAAACAGCCCACACCCGTTCTTCATTAAGAGGAAACCTTTCGGCGCTCGACCGAGAAAACCCCCCGAACCCCGGCCTATACCCACTTGGGCCATGACCCTTGCGGACCGAGCACGgcgaggggttttttttttaCCCCGCACAGGAAATTCCCGAAAACTCCGCCGAGAGTGCACCGACTGGGGCTCGAACTCTGACTGCAGGGGTGCCGCTGGCGCGCTTCGACCATCCGGTCTAACGGCCTTAGGCGTGTCCTTCAATCAGAGTGCGCGGGAGGACTAGCCACAAACTGGCCTTCAATCATTTATGTTCGCCCGTGTCCCACCAGGGACACAGATGTGTGTCCGctcactcaaaaaaaaaactcggccgggaAGGGGAAACAGCCCACACCCGTTCTTCATTAAGAGAAAGCCTTTCGGCGCTCGACCGAGAAAACCCCCCGAACCCCGGCCTATACCCACTTGGGCCATGACCCTTGCGGACCGAGCACGGCGAGGGGTTTTTTTTTACCCCGCACAGGAAATTCCCGAAAACTCCGCCGAGAGTGCACCACCCGTTCTTCATTAAGAGAAAGCCTTTTCGGCGCTCGACCGAGAAAACCCCCCGAACCCCGGCCTATACCCACTTGGGCCATGACCCTTGCGGACCGAGCACGGCGAGGGGTTTTTTTTTACCCCGCACAGGAAATTCCTGAAAACTCCGCCGAGAGTGCACCGACTGGGGCTCGAACTCTGACTGCAGGGGTGCCGCCGGCGCGCTTCGACCATCCGGTCTAACGGCCTTAGGCGTGTCCGCTCACTGAGACTCCAAGCTTTGCAACAATGTTTTAATGTGATCCAGTCTCCGTTTAGGCCAACACAAACTCGTCTTAAGAAGCACAAGCTTCTTCAACTTGCCATTCCTTCCGCTTGGGACGTATTTCCTCCGTCCTAAATTATGTCATTTTAACATTtttatttagatgcataaagtttACTATGTACttagatatatattatatctagatgcatagtaaaattcatgtatctagaaaagctaaaacaacCAATAATTTAGAACAAAGGGAAGTAGGAAATAATGCGTAGCAACacaccattttttttaaaaaaaaaagaagctgtTTTCATCATCTATATACTGCATCCTATCTTGATTTGAATAAGGGCAATGGCAGTTTATACACCCACGCGTCCATCTCTTCTGAATGATCAAGTTCATCGGCCTAACATGTTAATGTACAACATAGTTCCTAAGACTAAGCCTCGGTAACAGCTAGAAGGAAAAACTGTAAATTAATTCTCTATGGAAAATCGACACCCTCAACATGTGCTAAAATGTCCGCAAATCTGAACCTGTGTGCGACCTGCAAAGTGTTGAAAAGAAAATCCAATAAATTTGGAATGTAGCTTCGGAGTTGACCTCAGGCATTTGAATATATGGAGGAATAATATTTTTGCAGTATGCAAACTAATAACATAGCTGAAGGACCATTCTGGTTTCTGAGCGAATTCTAGTACCTGAGGTCTGTGTTTTCTTGTATCTAAATTTTGTACTCATGAACGCGCATCCACTTTGTCGATGACCATTTATTGCCTTTTATCACCGGACATCCACCTAAAGAGAATTTGCAGTTGAATAGAAGAATCAGAGTACTGTGGCATAACACTACTGCTGGATAATATGCCATGTCATGAAGATTAGAAATTTCACCATGAAGGCTTGTGGGATCCAGGGATCCATCAGGCTTCATGCTCCAGAAGAGTAGCGCATCTCCCATCTTCGGTTTAACAGATAGACCATTCTTTGCACATTCAGATAGCTCATTATAAAATGGTGATGAGCTGCTGTTTACTGGCGCTGAAGGGAACACAGTCTCGCCACCATCTTCAACGTCCGAACTAGTAAATAACAATTGCCATGAAAAAAAGATAAGTGTCAATTTGCTCATCAATGGCACATATTCAAAGAATACCATACTATAGTACATACAGATACATAAGAAGAGTTGCTATACGCTGGCCTCCATTTTTGGTGTTGTAATCATCATGGAAGTAATCAAAGTGAGGCTCGTACTTCTGCCCAACTTCATAGTGGAGGACTTGAAGACCCTCTCCATGCTCTGCAAAATTACAGGGAAACTATGAAGAGAGGGGGTGATGGCAATTGAAGTAAAATTGTAAAAGCAAATAGTCAGGCACCGAGGCACCAATGGCCAAAGAAAGACTAATTGCATTTCATGATTAATTGCATTTCATGATTGTTATTTACATTTACGACTGGCCATCAAAATTTGTTGTAATGGGTTATTATTTGATTCTATTTGCTGAAATAGAGTTGATTCTTGTAGCTTGAGGACTTGTGTACCTCGCCATATTGTTGGGTATGTACCTCAATGTACCTTTTGGTTTGAAATGTATGTTTAGATGTCAAGCAATCAACATTTAGCTACTGCACATGCTGTACTGTTCTAAAAACACACTGGTCGGTGCACAAACAGtacattcaatttttttttttcacaGCATGCAGTCTTTAATGAAACCTTATAGAGCAACATGTATGGCATTGAAACCTCCAAATTATACTAAAGAACACAGCAAGCTATCCCAGAACTGTGAAAAAAATCAAGGATAGATCTACCTAATGCACTGTTTAGTACATTTGCAGATAGTGATTTTGTTAATAATCTCTAGTGCAGTACATCATGTACAATTTGGTGATTCATAAGGCAGTTAAAGCAGGAGTCATGAGTTTTTGAGTTCTAACACAGCCTATTTTATTTGTATGCTGGACCTAAAAGTGTACTTTGAAGGTAGGCACCATTTATTAATCATCAAGGCAGTAGTCAGGACTTTCAAGTCATTCCATGAAGCAGACTATTTCTGAAAtaaaactgatttttttttaaatgtacGAGTTAGCTGTGTCAACCAGCACAATCCAAGCATTAATCTAATGATTAAATGTCTGTTGACCATACCGGAATTTTGTTCACAAAATAATACACAGAAAATTCAACTTTTAAACCCATGGTAACTATACGTACCTACAGGTATGAAGGTGTAATCTGCTATCCTTTTCTCAATTGTACGAATAATTTTGTCCTGCCCTCTTCTAAGAAACATTCCTGAACTTGTCCGCACCCTGCATATATCGCATCATGCAAAATGAGCACCACAGGTGGTGTAACATCCATGAAATTGTAACTTCAGCTATGTTCAGACCTGCTATCCTTGCTCCCTCCAGTTGCTGAATCAACTACTGTCGACTTCTTCATGTGAGGCTTGGCCAGTGAAATCAAATAGTCACATTCTTCCTTGGACTGGGTAACATAAAATTCAGTCATAACTTAGT
This window contains:
- the LOC120691526 gene encoding probable prolyl 4-hydroxylase 3, giving the protein MAGRAAGRAVRPLLGGVGGGGGGKRGARPSMAVVAALLLACAALLLLLALGALSLPGASDGAGPRGAGLARPRPRARSRRSATESDVRGEKGEPWTEVLSWEPRAFVYHNFLSKEECDYLISLAKPHMKKSTVVDSATGGSKDSRVRTSSGMFLRRGQDKIIRTIEKRIADYTFIPVEHGEGLQVLHYEVGQKYEPHFDYFHDDYNTKNGGQRIATLLMYLSDVEDGGETVFPSAPVNSSSSPFYNELSECAKNGLSVKPKMGDALLFWSMKPDGSLDPTSLHGGCPVIKGNKWSSTKWMRVHEYKI